In Macadamia integrifolia cultivar HAES 741 chromosome 13, SCU_Mint_v3, whole genome shotgun sequence, one DNA window encodes the following:
- the LOC122059110 gene encoding type I inositol polyphosphate 5-phosphatase 2-like, with product MAIIKVHFLSISDSWISGNLKFGKGTMRTRKAKRSEAFWPSLVMKKWLNIKPKVHEFSEDEVDTETESEDDACSVKDEKEHMAGHQFCTTSRNHSVCPSRASGNEIFHGPETLSHKDWVEAKQCLTGIAFLETMVTIGTWNVAGRLPNEDLDIEEWLCMEEPADLYVLGFQEVVPLNAGNVLGAEDNRPIPKWESIIRRTLNKSSQPETKHKSYSCPSSPVLRKTSTDDVLADEVGAPEVEVRSKEPAALNNVSGFGTQSVEEIINTPKKFQVKRTYAIDINGILDWPERPLDMKPQVLSSNKGLRRVLSSSARIGFDWVEKPLVVTNQDLELHGGLKRVYNSSGNLGLMWTEQQDQSEVLSFSNDSESSSEDDEYSPLEAEKVHCENGVKTATVKTHAKYVRIVSKQMVGIYVSVWVNRRLRSHINNLKVSPVGVGLMGYMGNKGSVSVSMSLFQTRLCFVCSHLTSGQKEGDQQRRNSDVYEILQRTQFSSAIDADQPQTIPSHDQVFWFGDLNYRLNMLDAEVRKLVAKKQWDELINSDQLSKELRSGCVFDGWKEGMINFPPTYKYELNSDTYVGENPKEGEKKRSPAWCDRILWSGKGIRQIVYKSAEIRLSDHRPVSSIFLIDVEVFDQRKLQRVLNFSNAAVHPEVIDEWGE from the exons ATGGCTATCATCAAAGTCCACTTCTTGTCGATTTCAGATTCATGGATTTCAGG AAATCTGAAGTTTGGTAAAGGAACGATGAGAACAAGAAAAGCAAAGCGTTCTGAG GCCTTCTGGCCTTCCCTTGTTATGAAGAAATGGCTAAATATAAAGCCCAAGGTGCATGAATTCAGTGAAGATGAGGTTGATACTGAAACTGAGAGTGAGGACGATG CATGCTCTGTTAAAGATGAAAAAGAACACATGGCAGGGCATCAGTTTTGCACAACATCGAGGAATCATTCTGTATGCCCAAGTCGAGCTTCAG GAAATGAGATTTTCCATGGTCCAGAGACCCTTTCCCACAAAGACTGGGTGGAAGCAAAACAGTGTCTAACTGGCATAGCTTTCTTGGAAACCAT GGTAACAATAGGCACATGGAATGTGGCTGGAAGACTTCCAAATGAGGATCTTGATATTGAAGAGTGGCTTTGTATGGAAGAACCAGCAGACTTGTACGTTCTTGG TTTCCAGGAGGTGGTCCCTTTAAATGCTGGGAATGTATTGGGGGCAGAGGATAACAGGCCAATTCCAAAATGGGAATCAATCATTCGTAGGACCCTGAACAAGTCTTCACAACCTGAAACAAAACATAAAAGTTACAGTTGCCCATCCTCACCAGTATTGAGGAAAACTTCTACTGATGATGTACTTGCAGATGAGGTAGGTGCTCCTGAAGTAGAGGTGAGGAGCAAGGAGCCTGCGGCACTCAATAATGTCAGTGGCTTCGGGACACAATCTGTAGAAGAAATAATCAATACCCCAAAGAAGTTCCAGGTGAAGAGAACTTACGCCATTGACATTAATGGTATACTAGATTGGCCTGAACGCCCATTAGATATGAAGCCCCAAGTTCTCTCTTCCAACAAAGGGTTGCGGAGAGTCTTAAGCAGTTCAGCAAGAATAGGCTTTGATTGGGTCGAGAAGCCTCTAGTTGTCACTAATCAAGATTTAGAACTGCATGGTGGATTGAAACGAGTGTACAATAGCTCAGGGAACCTAGGTTTGATGTGGACAGAGCAGCAAGATCAGTCTGAGGTGCTCTCTTTTTCTAATGACTCTGAAAGTTCATCTGAAGATGATGAATACTCTCCTTTAGAAGCAGAAAAGGTGCATTGTGAAAATGGAGTCAAAACAGCGACTGTGAAGACCCATGCTAAATATGTACGCATTGTCAGCAAGCAGATGGTGGGAATTTATGTATCAGTTTGGGTTAATAGAAGGTTGAGGAGCCACATAAATAACTTGAAGGTTTCGCCTGTGGGAGTTGGTCTCATGGGCTACATGGGAAACAAG GGATCTGTTTCTGTCAGTATGTCTCTTTTCCAAACACGGCTGTGTTTTGTTTGTTCACATTTAACTTCTGGTCAGAAGGAGGGGGATCAACAAAGACGTAACTCTGACGTGTATGAAATCTTACAACGTACCCAATTCTCTTCTGCCATTGATGCAGATCAACCACAGACTATTCCATCTCACGA CCAGGTTTTCTGGTTTGGGGATTTGAATTATCGTCTTAATATGTTGGATGCTGAGGTGAGAAAGCTTGTGGCTAAGAAACAATGGGATGAACTTATCAATAGTGATCAG CTAAGCAAAGAACTTCGCAGTGGCTGTGTCTTTGATGGATGGAAGGAGGGTATGATAAACTTCCCACCCACATATAAATATGAACTCAACTCAGACACATATGTTggagaaaacccaaaagaaggggagaaaaagagatcCCCGGCATG GTGTGATCGTATTCTGTGGTCAGGGAAGGGCATCAGACAAATTGTTTACAAGAGTGCTGAAATAAGGCTTTCAGATCATCGTCCTGTGAGCTCGATCTTCTTGATTGATGTTGAAGTCTTTGACCAAAGGAAGCTCCAGAGGGTTTTGAATTTCAGCAATGCTGCAGTGCATCCTGAAGTCATTGATGAATGGGGCGAGTGA